A stretch of Besnoitia besnoiti strain Bb-Ger1 chromosome III, whole genome shotgun sequence DNA encodes these proteins:
- a CDS encoding membrane protein (encoded by transcript BESB_046380), which translates to MRMYPPAAGGPIYWWLRNSFIGARRRSVRLMRAYDMNWDISKVVCNGVPRNSFNPSVNEWIWNVDTDLWNGAGGKAWFHINGQCVFTLFWAFSFYTLLERWYVNGKIDTFSKWQGRTEE; encoded by the coding sequence TACTGGTGGCTCCGTAACTCCTTCATCGGCGCCCGGCGTAGGTCTGTCCGCCTTATGCGCGCGTATGACATGAACTGGGATATCTCCAAGGTTGTTTGCAATGGCGTTCCGAGGAATTCTTTCAACCCGAGCGTGAACGAGTGGATCTGGAACGTAGACACTGACCTTTGGAACGGAGCGGGAGGGAAGGCGTGGTTCCACATCAACGGCCAGTGTGTGTTTACACTTTTCTGGGCTTTTTCGTTCTACACGCTCCTGGAGCGCTGGTACGTCAACGGCAAGATCGATACTTTCTCCAAGTGGCAAGGCCGCACTGAGGAGTAA